The nucleotide window ATATGGCACAAAATTATGAGTAAAATTGTCGCACCATCAGGATGAAGCCCTGAGGGCTTTTCTATAAATTATATAGAAAAAGCAGCGTGTTAAACGAATTTTCCACGGCTGGCACGGCTTTTGCCAATAGCTTGTTGCTCCCGCTAAAGGTAAAGCAGGCCAGCCCTCCAGGCAGGGGCTGACCGCAGATTGGATTGTCCACACCCTCCTCCTGTGACAACCCCCTCGCGTCAGGCGGGCGCTACCCAGAATGCCCGCCTGACGCCCATGCTCAACCCAGTGAGCTTCCTTGCGACCCCGCCCGGACACACCCCGGGCGGGGTCTGGTTTTATTATGGTTCCAGACTGTCGGGCGCACCAGCGCGCACAACGAAACGCCGGCGCAGGGCGGTAGTGCGTATTCGCCTGCCGGGTTTCTGCTGTTTGCGGTATTTACGACGTCTGGGCTGTCTGCGGCATTCGCGACGTCTGGGCCGTCTGCGGCATTCTCGACGTCTGGGCCGTCTGTGGGGCTTTTCTGTCGTCTGCGCCTCGGCGCTTCGGCGCAACGCAGCGCGGTTTATCTGCGCGTGGTACTCAAGGACAAGGGCCTCCTCACGCGTCCCTGAGTATTTTCAAAGCCGGATTGCCCTGAAACAGAGAACCGTTGAGAACGGGCGTTCTCAACGGTTCTAGAGCAGATTACCTTTGAAATGCTTCACATTTCAAAGTTTTCATTCAGCCGAAAATCGCATTGTTGTGGGGCGCTGTACTTTCGTGCAGCGTTAGAGCAGTTACACTTTTTCAAAGTGAAAATGCCCTAAAGGCAGTTGCCTTTGCGGCAAAAGCTCCCAGGGGCAGCCAGTGCTGTGGCGCGTGCTATTCCACGCGCTTGAATACCAGTTGATCGAACTTGCCGTCAGTCTTGCCGTCATTTTTAAGGATGACGGTGTTGGGATCCTTGAGGACAAAGTTGAGGGTATTGCCGTTGTCGTTTTTGAGGGTGATGGTGTCGCCCTTGTCGGCCACTACGGTAAATCCGCCCGTATAGGCAACGCCGCCAAGCGCAAAGGCAATGGTCTTGTTTCTGGCGTCAACGTCCACACGAAGGTTTTGCACCAGACCCTCAAGCATCTTGGACACAAGGGGGATATCGGCAAAATCCTTACGGACTTCGGGGCTTGCCAGCGCCACAGTGCCCGCAGGGTCGCCCCGCCACTTGCCGTCAAGTTTTTCAAGATTATTGCCGCACCCAGTCAGCAGCAGGACGATAAAGAGCCATGCAAATTTTTTCATATCAAAACCTCCCGCAGCGGGCTATGGGCCCGTCTGCTTTTTGGCATTCATTTCTTTGTTGATGCAACTCTGCATGACCGTATAGCTTCCCCGGCCTGTCTGCGCCACATCCGTACAGTGGCGCAGAATGTTTTCCGGCAGATCCGTCATGGCTGCAATGGCCGTTCTGGCTTCGCGCTCCGCATCAAAGCAGCTGGATTCGATAAGAGGGCTGCCCATGGCAACGCTTTTGCAGTAGGCGGAAATATCAAATTCAGGCACAGAGCTTGCGTTCGTTCTGTTTTTGCCCACTTTTTGGGGGCCTTTTGTGGCAGCGGCGTAGCCTGCCAGCGCGCCCGCCATCATGGCGGCCTGTTCCTGCCCCAGTTCCTGCCCCTGCTTGCGGTATTCCGCATCAAGCCAGGCCGTGAGCTCTTTGGCCTCGTCTTCCGTCAGCGGGCAGGGCGGCAGGCCCTCTTTGTTCTGGGCCTGAAAAGCCCATACGCCCGCAGCCAGCTTGCGGAGGCTGTCCTGCGGGTCGGCCAGGGCCGGAGTGTGCAGGATCGCCGCCATCATGACGGCAAAAAGGCTGACACAAAATTTTCGCACGCCATCCTCCCGGTGGGCTGTCATGCGCCAAGGCTAGCGTCATTTGCTGTGAATAGCCAGCAGGTATCCGTCATTGGGGGGGGCGCCAGACCGGGAGTAGGTGTGCCCGTGGGGCGTATTGGGGCAGGCCGGTCGTCACAATGCGCAAGCGTCAGGATGCCGTGGCGCGCGTTGGTGTGTCTGATCCCAGGGATTTCATGTCATGCTCCTGTCATGCCCCTGCCAGGGCCCCTGCCATGCCCCTGCCATGCCGGGGCATGGCGCATGCCGGGGCGCGGGCATTGCGGGAACGTACAGTCATGTTTGCGACAGCAGCAAGCCTATGTCCATCTGTTCAGCGTCTGCACCGGCAAGCGACCGTTCAATCTCAAGCTCCGATTCTTCACTCAGATCCCGCAGCCTGGGCCGAACGGATCTTCCGTCAGGGTCCAGAGCGACTATAACCGTGGGCAGGGCCGGAAAGTCCGGGCTTGTGTGGCAAACTACGCCGCGCTCGCCGTTTGACAGCTGTACGGGCGTTCCGGTCGGGTAGATTCCCAGCATCTTGATGAAGCGCTCCACATAGCCTGGCGCCCATACCTGGTTGCGCATTTTGTACATGACTGCCAGGGCCACATTGGCAGGCATGGGATCTTTGTACACCCGCTGGGATGAAAGGGCGTCATAATGGTCGCTCAGCGAAAGGATGAGGCCATAGATGCTTATGGTGTTGCCTTTCAGGCGGTTGGGGTACCCTGTGCCATTGTACTTCTCGTGATGTTGCAGCACGCCTTGCAGTATTTCGTGATTTGCGTCCTGCTCCCTGGCGAGATGGGCGTGGCCAAGCTCCACATGGGCCTGCATGATTGTTCGCTCCGCGGGGGTGAGTTTGCGCGGGGCGTTCAGCACTACCTGGGGAATGAATATTTTTCCGTAATCATGAAAAAGCCCGGCCAGCCCCACAAGGGGCAGCTTGTCTTGCGGCAGCCCGAGATACTGGGCATAGGCTATGGCTATTATGGCTACGTTGACAGAGTGCGTGTGCGCGTCCTTGTCGTTTTTTTTGAGCTTTGTCAGGGCGATGAGCGCGTCCCGGTTGCGGTTGAGGCTCCGGATGACAGCTTCGACGCAGGGCCGCGCGGCCGTCATGTCCACGGGTTTGCCCTGGGTATCTGACATCAGCTCTCGTATGTGCTCGAACGCATCGGCATATACCGATCGAGCCCTGGGGATTTCGTCCCCCAGTGAAGTGGCCGAAACGCTCAGGCCCGGCCATGGGATATTGGCAGTGGAAAGCCCGGCGTTAAGGTCATGATATTGCCGGAACCGGCTTGGATCATGGCAGATTTCGGTATAGCCCTGCCTGGCAATGTCGGAAATGACGCTTTGCGTCGTGAGAAAACCTTCCTGCATATAGAGCATGGGATATTCAAGCCATGAGACCCCGGGATTGACGGTATACATGCCAGGTACAGCATCTGAAATGGCTATTCGGGAGGTTTTTGCGTGTTCAGACATATGCTGCAACGTGTGCCGTGCCAGAGTTGTGGTGTGTCAGGTCGCGCTCCGCGCGGGGCCAGGGCCGCAATGGGGCGGCACGCAAAAAGCTGCAGGAACGACGCAGGCCGGACAGAGCGCTGCGCATCGGCGCGCCTGTCTTCAGCGCGCACCTGAAAAACAGGGCTTCCAGCAGGCCGCCGGCTGCCTTTTTCAGCGCGCGCACCAACAGAGTATGTACATTTTTTCAAAGGCATTCTGCCTGGTTTGAGAACAGCATGACAGTGCCGAGTTTTTTTCAGTTTACCCATGCCGAAAGGCAGAGGCCAGCCATTCGAACATGCTATGGCAAATATGGATTTCTTGTGTGTATTTAACGGAATGTACAGTGTTTTGCGTAACATGCTTAAAAAATAAATGAAATTTTTTAAAAAAATTTACTAAAACGAATTGACAGGATTGTCAGGTTTTTCTATATCTGAAATTGTATATAGATTCTTTAGAGTGTTGTTGGCTGTGCAGCGCAAAGCGCAAAAGTCCCCCACAAACTATCCCCTCCAACCCCGCGGGGATCATATGGAACAGGTTTCATCATGCGCCCGGAACTTCGTAGTGAAGACCCCCGGACGTCAAACCGACGGACGAGTCACCCTGGTCTCCTCTGACAAGGGTCTGGCAAATAACTTCCATCTTGATTTTTTGCAGGGCCTGCCGCAGGCCATTGCTGTGGTGCGCGTTGACCTTGATATGATGGGCCGCCCCAGCGACCTTGTGGCCGTCTATGGCAACCAGGCCCTTTTTTCGCTTTTCGGCACCTGCCGCGAAAGGTTCATCGGTTTTTCGCTTATCAAATCGCGGATAAATTTGGATAAAAAGTGGCTGTATGCATTATGGGAAACCTCCTGCCATGGCCGGGTACAGCATATTACAGATTTTTGGCCCGCTCTCGACAGGCACCTTATGGTGACCTGCCACCAACCGCAGTTCGGGTATTGCACCTGCCTTTTTCAGGATGTGACCGAGAACGTGCAGGTGGAAAACGAGCGCGAAAAAAACCGGCAGAAGTTTGAGGCGCTTTTACACAGCGCAGTGGACGTGGTTTTTCAGATGGATCCTGCCACGCAGGCCATGGCAAACCTGGATGAAAGCATGACGAGATGCGGCAACCTGTTCAAGGGACGCTGCGTGTCGGAAGCCCTGTTGCAGCAGGGGATTTTCGCGCCAGGACAAGAGGACAAGATCGGCGAAATGGTCAATCTTGTGCGTAACGGCCTCATGGACTGTACCTGCGAAGTGCGCGCACGGGTTCGGCTTAATGCGCCATACACGTGGCACAGTCTGACCCTGGTGGGCTATGCCGATCCGCAGTCACGGGACATGTGCATAATAGGCTTTCTCAAGGATGCGCATGACCGTGTAAAAGAACGCGCCGATCTGCGTAACCGGGCGGAAAAAGACGCACTTTGCGGTATTTACAACCGGGCCGCAGGCGAGAGCCTTATCACCCTCAAGCTGGGAGAACTGGAAGAGGGCAGGCAAAGCAGCGCCGCCATGTTCATCTTTGATCTTGACGATTTCAAAAGCATCAACGACACGTTGGGTCATTCCTCAGGTGACGCCGTGCTCAGGGCTTTTGCCGGAGTGCTGCGCCAGGTTTTTCGCAGGGATGACGTGGTGTTTCGCCTTGGCGGCGATGAGTTTGCCGCATTTGCGCGTAATTTGCCTCTGGAGCGGATCGCAAAAATCTATGAAAGGATCACCCTTAAACTTGAGGAACCCCTTGTTGGCGGCGTGCGCGTAAAAGTATGCGCGGGTGTGGCCTACAGCCCGAGCGGGCGTCACACCTATGGCGATTTTTACATGACCGCAGACAGGGCCCTGTACAATGCAAAGGAAGGCGGCAAAGGACAATCCAGCATTCTTTGCCTTTATGGGAATGGGTCCTGAGCGCCGGGGTAGAGGCCCCCGGCGCTCAGGATTGCAAGCGTTCAACCAGCATAAATAGAGGTTTGAATTTGTACGTCGTGGCGTGTGTCTTGTAGTGTGCTGTGTCAACCAAGCGCCATAGTGCTGCATTTCGTGGCATGCACGCACCGGCTGCTAGTGTCAGGGTCCGGACGTTAATGAACGGATAATACTGCCAGATGCAAGGCGTACAATAAACGAGGGCTGCCAGTAGTGGGGCAGCCCTCGTGCATTTTTGTTCTGCGCTGGATGTAGCCGAGGCGTCCAGCGCAGAGCACCTTCAAAATACCAGCGCGTTTCCAGAGGCTCTTTGATCAGTGCTTCACTAAAAAAGAATACATGCTCTAAAAACGGGAAGCGATCAGGTCTTCAAGCGTCCGTTTGGGCACATGATGCAGGCCCTCGGCATCGCGCCAGTAGCCGCATGCGCCGTCAGCGGGCATGGGGGCGACCACGCGCTTTTCCTTGGCCACGCCCAAACCAAGAACAAGAGCCACCTTGAGATCGGCGGGAACCTGCAAAAGTTCGGGAACAGCCTGGTGATCAAAGGACTTGATGATGCAGCAGCCCCAATCGCGGCTGCTGGCGGCAAGCTGGATGGTCTGGGCGGCTATGCCCACATCATAAAACGTCAGTTCCCCACCGCCCTGGGGCATGAGGATGGCGATAAAGCCCGTGGGGCGCTCGCCGGGATGGGGGCCGCCCCAGTCCTTGAGGGCTCCTGCCCAGCGGGTCAGGGGAAACAGCTTGTCTAAGGTTTCGCCATGTCCTACCAGGCTGAAGCGCAGTTCCTGCGCATTTTTGGCCGAAGGGGCCAGACGGGCGCAGTCCACGAGCCACTCCAGGTCTGCCATGGTCAGGGGCTGGTCTTCATAAAAACGGCGGCAGGTTCTGGCTTTTACCGCCAACTCTTTGAAATTCATGGGTTCCTCCTTGGTTGCCCAGGCAAATAAACTGTCCCTACTCTACACTGTACTTGCCAGAAACCACAACTGCCCCCACTGGATGCCCGCGCCCAGAAAATCGCCGGAAATGCCGCCCCTGCTGCGTGCCAGCGCCGCAATCTGGCGCAGAATAAAAAACTGTCCAAGCGCGGTGACGGGCACGCGCCACCATGCCTGGTGGCCAAGCAGGGCCAGCCCGCAGAGTGCCAGCAGGGCTGCCAGGGCGTACCACCTGGCCAGTGCGTGGCTCGCGCCCGCGCAGGTGAGGCCTCCCAATGAATCCGGTTCGCGGGGTGGCGCAAGGGCCGCCAGCCAGATCACGCAGGCCCTGCCCCAGGCAGGAGCCGCCACGAGCCATACCCATTGCCCGGCCTGGATGTGCCAGCACACAGTGAGCCACATGCCGCCAAAGGCCAGCAAAAGATGCAGAGCGCCGAACGCTCCCAGGCGGCTGTCACGCAGGATGGCCCAGAACCGTTCGCCCTGTGCCCCGCTGCCGCTTGCGTCGCCAAGGTCGGCGAGCCCGTCCCAGTGCAGCCCGCGTGTGCTCCATACCTCAAGGGCCATCCAGAGCCAGGCGGCCAGCGCCGCGCACAGCAGGGGTTCCGCCGGGGCGCGGCGCGTCAGCAACAGAAAAAAAAGCCAGCAGGGCACCGTGACGGCAAGGCCAAGGCACAGGCCAGCCGGGCCGTAACAGGGCAGGCTGGGGCCAAGGTCGCGGCCTGAGCAGTCGGGCCGGGGCGGAACAAGGCGCGTCAAAAAAGCCAGGGCGTCGTAACAACGTCCTGGCCATGATGTACGGTTTTGCGGCAGCGCCAAGGCTGACGTCCTAGCGAGTCATGGGGTGGTTGAACGCCAGGGCGTAAAGATGGTGGAAAAAGTCCACGTACTCCACGTTGATGCGTTCGGGAACCTTGATGCGGGCCGGGGCAAAGTTGAGAATGGAGGTTATGCCCGCATCCATGAGGTGTTGCGCGGCTCTTTGCGCCCTTTCCGGGGGAGTGGTGATGATGCCGATTTCAATATTGAGGTCAGAGACCATATCCTTGAGGTCGCGGGTGCAGTGCACCTCAAGACCGTGGACAATTTCGCCGATTTTGAAGGGATCACAATCGAATATGCCCACGATATTGAAACCGCGGGCGCGAAATTCACTATGGTTGAGAATGGCTTTACCCAGGTTGCCGACGCCGATGAGGGCCATGCGCCACTCGCGGTCAACACCGAGGGAGGAAGTGATGGCGGCAATGAGGGATTTTACGTGATAGCCCACGCCGCGGATGCCGAATTCGCCAAAATAGGCCAGGTCCTTACGCACCTGGGAGCCATTGACGCCGCATGCCTCGGCCAGGGGATTGGAGGAAATGACCTCCACATTATCGCGGGAAAAGTTTTCAAGCACCTGCACGTATGTTGCCAGGCGTTGAATGGTTGCGCGAGGGATGTGTTTGCTTTTCGGTTGGTTAGCCATAGTTTACCTTCTGGAAAGCCGCGAGCTTGTCAACGGGAAGATGTCATCTCGTGAAAGAAAGTGTCTATCAAAAAACTGTAAATGTGCAAGCCGGGCCTTATATCGTATTGTTACTTCCAACAGCATATAAAATATACATAATTCTATGCTGTGGCAATCCTCGCAACAACCTACCGTTATTAAGTTGAGTACACAACTATTGACGGCTCTGCCTGCCAGGGAGATAGTTAAAAGATGGCCAGTGGGCGGCCTGGTATTGCTCTATATATTTTGTCATTAATCAAAGTACGTTATGGATGCTCCCCAGTGCTCTTTTTGGCATATCCCCAGGCCGTAAAAAGATCGCAGGGGTGCATGTTACAAAAAGAATTTTTGTGAATGAAATGCTACTATAAAAGGTGACAAAGGTTAAGCCCCAAGGCCCAAGATACCTCGTATCCTGCAAAAAAATCTATGTAATCCCGGAAAATGCAGACCCCGCGCCGACGCTTTCATGACAGGCAGGGGAATTTTTATTCTGCGAACGATTTTTTGCGTCCTGCGAAATAGTAAAAAATTTTTTTCGTTGTGAAAAACACCCCATCAGCTTTCAGGCGGGTCGAATCTTCGTGCCGCCAGCCAGGATATCCGCGTTTTGCGGTAGGGTGCATGACGCGTCTTTCAAACTGCTGCAAGGTCGTGGGCAGAAGGCAAAAAAAAAGGAGGCCGGAGCCTCCTTTTTTTGCAAAGCTGATCCAGCCCTACGCGTAGGGGTTGGCGTACAGCAGGATGAAGCTGATAACCAGAGCGTAAATGGCCAGAGATTCGATAAAGGCAAAGGCCAAAATCATGGTACCGGTGATCTTGCCGCTTACGTCAGGGTTGCGGGCAACGCCTTCGCAGGCGCCCTTCAGGCCAAGGCCCATGCCGATGCCGCAACCGAAGGCAGCGATGCCGATGCCAAGAGCGGCGGCCAGGCAGGTGTAGCCAAGGGCCGAGGCGTCGAGCTGGTTGGCGGCGAAAGCCATGCTGGCCATACCCAGCAGAGCCACGGTGTTCAGGGCGATCATCAGAAGTTTACGCATGAGACACTCCTTGCACTGTTGTATTGTTGGGTCGTAAACGACCATTCCCCACTATGCAGCGCCTGTTTTACGTCCGGCGAAGGACGCCCGCGGATGACCCGGCGGGGAGGGCGGCAGGCCGCCCTGTGCAAGGCTAGTGTTCGGGTGCTTCCAGAGCGCCCTTGATGTAGAACATGGTCAACATGAAGAACACGAAGGCCTGCATGGTCTTGCCCAGAAGGAAAAGCGCGTAGATGGGCAGGGTGCCCAGAATGGGCGCCATGACGAAGAACAACACCATAACGATTTCTTCACCCCTGATGTTGCCGAAAAGACGGAGGGAGAGAGAAACCGGACGCGAAAGGTGCGACACCACTTCCAGCGGGAACATCAGCGGAATAAGAAACTTGGAAGGCCCGGTGAAGTGGTGGATGTAGTGCGTTTTCCAGCGGATGAGACCCACGGCGTTGTAGAACACGAGCACAAAAAGCGCCATGCAGACCGTGGTGTTGAGGTTGGCCGTGGGTGCGTCGAAACCGGGCACCAGACCCATGAGGTTCATGC belongs to Desulfovibrio sp. and includes:
- a CDS encoding redox-sensing transcriptional repressor Rex; this encodes MANQPKSKHIPRATIQRLATYVQVLENFSRDNVEVISSNPLAEACGVNGSQVRKDLAYFGEFGIRGVGYHVKSLIAAITSSLGVDREWRMALIGVGNLGKAILNHSEFRARGFNIVGIFDCDPFKIGEIVHGLEVHCTRDLKDMVSDLNIEIGIITTPPERAQRAAQHLMDAGITSILNFAPARIKVPERINVEYVDFFHHLYALAFNHPMTR
- a CDS encoding HD-GYP domain-containing protein, encoding MSEHAKTSRIAISDAVPGMYTVNPGVSWLEYPMLYMQEGFLTTQSVISDIARQGYTEICHDPSRFRQYHDLNAGLSTANIPWPGLSVSATSLGDEIPRARSVYADAFEHIRELMSDTQGKPVDMTAARPCVEAVIRSLNRNRDALIALTKLKKNDKDAHTHSVNVAIIAIAYAQYLGLPQDKLPLVGLAGLFHDYGKIFIPQVVLNAPRKLTPAERTIMQAHVELGHAHLAREQDANHEILQGVLQHHEKYNGTGYPNRLKGNTISIYGLILSLSDHYDALSSQRVYKDPMPANVALAVMYKMRNQVWAPGYVERFIKMLGIYPTGTPVQLSNGERGVVCHTSPDFPALPTVIVALDPDGRSVRPRLRDLSEESELEIERSLAGADAEQMDIGLLLSQT
- the atpE gene encoding ATP synthase F0 subunit C, whose product is MRKLLMIALNTVALLGMASMAFAANQLDASALGYTCLAAALGIGIAAFGCGIGMGLGLKGACEGVARNPDVSGKITGTMILAFAFIESLAIYALVISFILLYANPYA
- a CDS encoding GGDEF domain-containing protein, translating into MEQVSSCARNFVVKTPGRQTDGRVTLVSSDKGLANNFHLDFLQGLPQAIAVVRVDLDMMGRPSDLVAVYGNQALFSLFGTCRERFIGFSLIKSRINLDKKWLYALWETSCHGRVQHITDFWPALDRHLMVTCHQPQFGYCTCLFQDVTENVQVENEREKNRQKFEALLHSAVDVVFQMDPATQAMANLDESMTRCGNLFKGRCVSEALLQQGIFAPGQEDKIGEMVNLVRNGLMDCTCEVRARVRLNAPYTWHSLTLVGYADPQSRDMCIIGFLKDAHDRVKERADLRNRAEKDALCGIYNRAAGESLITLKLGELEEGRQSSAAMFIFDLDDFKSINDTLGHSSGDAVLRAFAGVLRQVFRRDDVVFRLGGDEFAAFARNLPLERIAKIYERITLKLEEPLVGGVRVKVCAGVAYSPSGRHTYGDFYMTADRALYNAKEGGKGQSSILCLYGNGS
- the atpB gene encoding F0F1 ATP synthase subunit A; protein product: MAGGLPHPVLLSTFMGMDEIAIGGQMVEFKHVFYSWVCMALLFTVALIMRRRLTLVPGGLQNFFEALVDTVENFIIATMGEHGRKFVPLLAGIFIYIFGMNLMGLVPGFDAPTANLNTTVCMALFVLVFYNAVGLIRWKTHYIHHFTGPSKFLIPLMFPLEVVSHLSRPVSLSLRLFGNIRGEEIVMVLFFVMAPILGTLPIYALFLLGKTMQAFVFFMLTMFYIKGALEAPEH
- a CDS encoding adenosylcobinamide-GDP ribazoletransferase, encoding MALPQNRTSWPGRCYDALAFLTRLVPPRPDCSGRDLGPSLPCYGPAGLCLGLAVTVPCWLFFLLLTRRAPAEPLLCAALAAWLWMALEVWSTRGLHWDGLADLGDASGSGAQGERFWAILRDSRLGAFGALHLLLAFGGMWLTVCWHIQAGQWVWLVAAPAWGRACVIWLAALAPPREPDSLGGLTCAGASHALARWYALAALLALCGLALLGHQAWWRVPVTALGQFFILRQIAALARSRGGISGDFLGAGIQWGQLWFLASTV
- a CDS encoding nitroreductase family protein, which produces MNFKELAVKARTCRRFYEDQPLTMADLEWLVDCARLAPSAKNAQELRFSLVGHGETLDKLFPLTRWAGALKDWGGPHPGERPTGFIAILMPQGGGELTFYDVGIAAQTIQLAASSRDWGCCIIKSFDHQAVPELLQVPADLKVALVLGLGVAKEKRVVAPMPADGACGYWRDAEGLHHVPKRTLEDLIASRF